A genomic window from Micromonospora ferruginea includes:
- a CDS encoding alpha/beta hydrolase produces the protein MARIRCDFFSEALGMGTSMTVLLPDRGAAGIGMAGAAGDGDPPVLYLLHGLTDDDTAWTRRSSIERYVAPLGLAVVMPQVQRSFYRDEEHGNRYWTFLSEELPEVCRSFFRLSTRREDTFVAGLSMGGYGAVKWALRHPDRFAAAASLSGALDVARRRHHPSSPVDPAVWHTVWGERPPPDDDDTVALLERAGDDLPALYVACGTEDFLYEDSVRFVDTARRLGRPLTVDFGPGDHDWAYWDAQIAAVLTWLPLRG, from the coding sequence ATGGCTCGGATCCGCTGTGACTTCTTCTCCGAGGCGCTCGGCATGGGCACCTCGATGACGGTGCTGCTGCCCGACCGCGGCGCGGCCGGCATCGGCATGGCCGGCGCCGCCGGCGACGGCGACCCGCCGGTGCTCTACCTGCTGCACGGCCTCACCGACGACGACACGGCGTGGACCCGGCGGTCGTCGATCGAGCGCTACGTCGCCCCGCTGGGGCTGGCCGTGGTGATGCCGCAGGTGCAGCGCAGCTTCTACCGGGACGAGGAGCACGGCAACCGGTACTGGACGTTCCTCAGCGAGGAACTGCCCGAGGTGTGCCGATCGTTCTTCCGCCTCTCCACCCGGCGGGAGGACACGTTCGTCGCCGGCCTGTCGATGGGCGGCTACGGCGCGGTGAAGTGGGCGCTGCGCCACCCCGACCGGTTCGCCGCGGCGGCCAGCCTCTCCGGGGCGCTCGACGTGGCGCGGCGACGCCACCACCCGTCCAGCCCGGTCGACCCGGCGGTGTGGCACACGGTCTGGGGCGAGCGGCCGCCGCCGGACGACGACGACACCGTGGCGCTGCTGGAGCGGGCCGGCGACGACCTGCCGGCGCTCTACGTGGCCTGCGGCACCGAGGACTTCCTGTACGAGGACAGCGTGCGCTTCGTCGACACGGCGCGCCGCCTCGGCCGGCCGCTCACCGTCGACTTCGGCCCCGGCGACCACGACTGGGCGTACTGGGACGCCCAGATCGCCGCCGTCCTCACCTGGCTCCCCCTGCGGGGGTAA
- a CDS encoding LacI family DNA-binding transcriptional regulator has protein sequence MSGDDERRVTITAIAREAGVSVPTVSRVLNGRSDVAPDTRERVEKLLRHHGYRRRGSRTVRRADLVDLVFNDLDSPWAVEIIRGVEDVGHAAGVGVVISAVHRESSSTRQWLHNLRARASDGVIVVTSHLSPAVQAQLRRLNVPVVVVDPDAGVAGTDVPAIGATNWTGGLSATEHLLTLGHRRIGFVAGPPHLLCSRARLDGYRAALAAAGVPADDRLVHPGDFYHASGYTAGGALLDLDDPPTAIFAASDQMAFGVYEAVRRRGLRVADDVSVVGFDDLPEARWASPPLTTVRQPLVEMGRLAARTVLRLAQGEEIESPRIELATELVVRDSTAGPAGR, from the coding sequence GTGAGCGGGGACGACGAGCGCAGGGTGACCATCACCGCGATCGCACGGGAGGCCGGCGTCTCCGTGCCCACCGTGTCGCGGGTGCTCAACGGGCGCTCCGACGTCGCCCCGGACACCCGGGAGCGGGTCGAGAAGCTGCTGCGCCACCACGGCTACCGGCGTCGCGGCAGCCGCACGGTGCGCCGGGCGGACCTGGTCGACCTGGTCTTCAACGACCTGGACAGCCCCTGGGCCGTGGAGATCATCCGCGGGGTGGAGGACGTCGGTCACGCGGCCGGGGTCGGCGTGGTGATCTCGGCCGTCCACCGGGAGTCCAGCTCCACCCGGCAGTGGCTGCACAACCTGCGCGCCCGCGCCTCGGACGGGGTGATCGTGGTGACCTCGCACCTGAGCCCCGCGGTGCAGGCGCAACTGCGCCGGCTCAACGTGCCGGTGGTCGTCGTCGACCCGGACGCCGGGGTGGCCGGCACGGACGTGCCGGCGATCGGCGCCACCAACTGGACCGGCGGCCTGTCCGCCACCGAGCACCTGCTCACGCTGGGCCACCGGCGGATCGGCTTCGTCGCCGGCCCGCCGCACCTGCTGTGCAGCCGCGCCCGGCTGGACGGCTACCGGGCCGCGCTGGCCGCGGCCGGCGTCCCGGCCGACGACCGGCTGGTGCACCCGGGCGACTTCTACCACGCCTCCGGCTACACGGCCGGTGGCGCGCTGCTCGACCTGGACGACCCGCCGACGGCGATCTTCGCGGCCAGCGACCAGATGGCCTTCGGGGTCTACGAGGCGGTGCGCCGGCGCGGCCTGCGGGTCGCCGACGACGTGTCCGTGGTGGGCTTCGACGACCTGCCGGAGGCCCGCTGGGCCTCACCGCCGCTGACCACCGTGCGCCAGCCCCTGGTGGAGATGGGGCGGCTCGCCGCCCGCACCGTGCTGCGGCTGGCCCAGGGCGAGGAGATCGAGTCTCCCCGGATCGAGCTCGCCACCGAGCTGGTGGTGCGGGACAGCACCGCGGGCCCCGCCGGCCGGTAA
- a CDS encoding zinc-dependent alcohol dehydrogenase family protein codes for MKALVYGGPGEKSWSEIPDPTIAGPRDAIVRVDAVTICGTDLHILGGDVPEVEPGRVLGHEAVGTVVAVGEGVANLTPGDRVLASCISACGVCRYCRDGVYGQCLGGGGWILGHTVDGVQAEYARVPFADLSTYRLPEGVSDEAAVLLADILPTSYEVGVLNGGVRPGDTVVVVGAGPIGLAAIQTARLFSPTHVVAVDKAQSRLDAAKRFGADLTVLADDDPLDAVRSVTGGLGADVAIEAVGVPASFELCTTLVRAGGRVANIGVHGAPATLHLERLWIRDVTITTGLVDTRTTPKLLDMLVAGQLDTAHMVTHRYPMEEIVEAYDVFARPAETGALKVVLTR; via the coding sequence ATGAAGGCACTCGTGTACGGCGGGCCGGGCGAGAAGTCCTGGTCCGAGATCCCGGACCCCACGATCGCCGGTCCGCGTGACGCGATCGTCCGGGTCGACGCGGTCACCATCTGCGGCACCGACCTGCACATCCTCGGCGGCGACGTGCCCGAGGTCGAGCCGGGCCGGGTGCTCGGCCACGAGGCGGTCGGCACGGTCGTGGCGGTCGGCGAGGGCGTCGCCAACCTGACTCCGGGCGACCGGGTCCTCGCCTCCTGCATCTCCGCGTGCGGCGTTTGCCGCTACTGCCGCGACGGCGTCTACGGGCAGTGCCTCGGCGGCGGCGGGTGGATCCTCGGGCACACCGTCGACGGCGTGCAGGCCGAGTACGCCCGCGTCCCGTTCGCCGACCTGTCCACGTACCGCCTGCCGGAGGGCGTCTCCGACGAGGCGGCCGTGCTGCTGGCCGACATCCTGCCCACCTCGTACGAGGTCGGCGTGCTCAACGGCGGGGTGCGGCCCGGCGACACCGTCGTGGTGGTCGGCGCCGGCCCGATCGGTCTCGCCGCGATCCAGACCGCCCGGCTCTTCTCGCCGACCCACGTGGTCGCCGTCGACAAGGCGCAGAGCCGGCTCGACGCGGCCAAGCGGTTCGGCGCCGACCTGACCGTGCTCGCCGACGACGACCCGCTCGACGCGGTCCGCTCGGTCACCGGCGGGCTCGGCGCGGACGTGGCGATCGAGGCGGTCGGCGTGCCGGCCAGCTTCGAGCTGTGCACCACGCTGGTCCGGGCCGGCGGCCGGGTCGCCAACATCGGCGTGCACGGCGCGCCGGCCACGCTGCACCTGGAACGGCTCTGGATCCGCGACGTCACCATCACCACCGGCCTGGTCGACACCCGCACCACGCCGAAGCTGCTGGACATGCTGGTCGCCGGCCAGCTCGACACCGCCCACATGGTGACCCACCGATACCCGATGGAGGAGATCGTCGAGGCGTACGACGTGTTCGCCCGCCCGGCCGAGACCGGCGCGCTCAAGGTCGTGCTCACCCGCTGA
- a CDS encoding Gmad2 immunoglobulin-like domain-containing protein, giving the protein MRRLIPPLAALLLVAGGCAPPRTGSLGPAPVAPSTSATVPAGAGPSTGAPVPASPSSRAATAGTPTGSGTPAAASREPVGTVSVQLWFVRAGRLAPTRRALPATVATSHLALDALAAGPSAAESATGLTTLVPAGTRVTRIADGVATLVPPAGFDAGGTVAARTRRAQVVWTLTQFPTVRRVAFAPAGAATGRDDYADLLPAIVVTAPVIGEHVGSPVTVTGTADVYEATVSARVLDAAGRQVGAAFTTASCGSGCRGAYRLTVRYRGVAPGGGVVEVFQVSARDGSRMDVVRVPVTLTSTG; this is encoded by the coding sequence ATGCGACGCCTGATCCCGCCGCTCGCCGCGCTGCTGCTGGTCGCCGGCGGGTGCGCCCCGCCGCGTACCGGCTCGCTCGGGCCGGCGCCGGTCGCACCGTCCACCAGCGCCACCGTGCCGGCCGGCGCCGGCCCGTCGACGGGGGCGCCCGTGCCGGCGTCGCCGTCGAGCCGCGCCGCGACCGCCGGGACGCCGACCGGCTCGGGTACGCCGGCCGCCGCGTCGCGCGAGCCGGTCGGCACGGTGAGCGTGCAGCTCTGGTTCGTCCGGGCCGGCCGGCTGGCACCGACCCGGCGCGCGCTTCCCGCCACCGTGGCCACGTCCCACCTGGCGCTCGACGCGCTGGCCGCCGGCCCGTCGGCGGCGGAGAGCGCGACCGGCCTGACCACCCTGGTCCCGGCCGGCACGCGGGTGACCCGGATCGCCGACGGCGTCGCGACCCTGGTCCCGCCGGCCGGGTTCGACGCCGGCGGGACCGTCGCCGCCCGGACGCGCCGCGCCCAGGTGGTCTGGACGCTCACCCAGTTCCCCACCGTCCGGCGGGTGGCCTTCGCCCCGGCCGGCGCGGCGACCGGGCGGGACGACTACGCCGACCTGCTGCCCGCGATCGTGGTGACGGCCCCGGTGATCGGCGAGCACGTCGGCAGCCCGGTCACCGTCACCGGCACCGCCGACGTGTACGAGGCGACGGTGAGCGCGCGGGTGCTGGACGCGGCGGGCCGGCAGGTCGGCGCCGCGTTCACCACCGCCTCCTGCGGCTCCGGCTGCCGGGGCGCCTACCGGCTGACCGTCCGCTACCGGGGCGTGGCGCCCGGCGGCGGCGTCGTGGAGGTGTTCCAGGTGTCGGCGCGTGACGGCTCCCGGATGGACGTGGTGCGCGTCCCGGTCACGCTGACGTCAACCGGGTGA
- a CDS encoding AMIN-like domain-containing (lipo)protein — MRIGRTLLALVVLLGGLVAGVSGASAAAPYCGITWGSTAKAAGALSTAPLVDVRTERQDCWDRVVFEFAGPVSGYSVAYGETYTEGQGLALSPYTAGGALLSVSLRAPAYDGGHVATVPYRVGEHAAVVLGARTARDVVFGGSFEGYTTFATGVRAQLPFRVLVLSGPGTHSRIVLDVAHQWQA, encoded by the coding sequence ATGAGGATCGGACGGACACTGCTGGCGCTCGTCGTCCTGCTCGGCGGCCTGGTCGCCGGCGTGAGCGGCGCGAGCGCGGCGGCGCCCTACTGCGGGATCACCTGGGGCAGCACGGCCAAGGCGGCCGGGGCGCTGAGCACCGCGCCGCTCGTCGACGTGCGCACCGAGCGGCAGGACTGCTGGGACCGGGTGGTCTTCGAGTTCGCCGGGCCGGTGAGCGGCTACTCCGTCGCCTACGGCGAGACGTACACGGAGGGGCAGGGCCTGGCGCTGAGCCCGTACACCGCCGGCGGCGCGCTGCTGTCGGTGTCGTTGCGGGCGCCCGCGTACGACGGTGGGCACGTGGCGACCGTGCCCTACCGCGTGGGCGAGCACGCCGCGGTCGTGCTGGGCGCCCGGACGGCGCGTGACGTGGTCTTCGGCGGCAGCTTCGAGGGCTACACCACGTTCGCGACGGGCGTGCGCGCCCAACTGCCGTTCCGCGTCCTCGTGCTCAGCGGCCCCGGCACGCACAGCCGGATCGTGCTCGACGTGGCCCACCAGTGGCAGGCGTGA
- a CDS encoding response regulator transcription factor, with translation MEGRVLVVEDDASIREVSALGLRRAGFRVTTAADGPAALAVWRAGPVDLVVLDVMLPGLDGFEVCREIRRTSRVPILMVTARTDTIDVVVGLECGADDYLRKPFDLPELVARVRAVLRRAVPPAAEATVTVGPLEIDPARFVARRDGRELPLTATEFRLLLELARRPGQVFTRELLLHRVWGYDHLGDSRLVDVAVQRLRAKVEADPHAPALIRTVRGAGYKLATG, from the coding sequence GTGGAGGGCCGCGTGCTGGTCGTCGAGGACGACGCCTCCATCCGGGAGGTGTCGGCTCTCGGCCTGCGCCGTGCCGGGTTCCGGGTGACCACCGCCGCCGACGGTCCGGCCGCCCTCGCCGTCTGGCGGGCGGGCCCGGTCGACCTCGTCGTGCTCGACGTGATGCTGCCCGGGCTGGACGGCTTCGAGGTGTGCCGGGAGATCAGGCGCACCAGCCGGGTGCCGATCCTCATGGTCACCGCCCGCACCGACACCATCGACGTGGTGGTCGGTCTGGAGTGCGGCGCCGACGACTACCTCCGCAAGCCGTTCGACCTGCCGGAACTGGTCGCCCGGGTGCGCGCCGTGCTCCGTCGCGCCGTCCCGCCGGCGGCCGAGGCCACCGTGACCGTCGGGCCGCTGGAGATCGACCCGGCGCGTTTCGTGGCCCGCCGGGACGGCCGCGAGCTGCCCCTCACCGCCACCGAGTTCCGGCTGCTGCTGGAGCTGGCCCGGCGCCCCGGCCAGGTGTTCACCCGCGAACTGCTGCTGCACCGGGTCTGGGGGTACGACCACCTCGGCGACTCCCGGCTGGTCGACGTGGCCGTGCAGCGCCTGCGCGCCAAGGTGGAGGCCGACCCGCACGCGCCGGCGCTGATCCGCACGGTTCGCGGCGCCGGCTACAAGCTGGCGACGGGGTGA
- a CDS encoding acetylxylan esterase, whose translation MFTDLPEAELRQHRSDLCEPSDFDSFWADTLTEARSCGDPVVATPVPTPLTAVDVFDVTFPGFAGQPVRAWLRVPRGAAGPLPTVVQYVGYGGGRGHPLENLLWSAAGLAHLQMDTRGQGSGWSRGDTPDVAAAGPQAPGMATRGVEEPRRYYYRRFLTDAVRAVDALGDLPAVDPDRVAVLGHSQGGAAALAAGALTPRVRAVVAHVPFLCDVARAVTLTDSAPYREIRDYLAVHRDAEERVLRTLSYVDGVAFARRATVPARFSVALMDEIVPPSTVYAAYHDYRGDKELTVWRYNGHEAGAIDDDAAALDFLHTALR comes from the coding sequence GTGTTCACCGACCTGCCCGAGGCGGAACTCCGCCAGCACCGCAGCGACCTGTGCGAGCCGTCCGACTTCGACTCCTTCTGGGCCGACACGCTGACCGAGGCGCGCTCCTGCGGCGATCCGGTGGTGGCGACCCCGGTGCCGACCCCACTGACCGCAGTGGACGTCTTCGACGTGACGTTCCCCGGCTTCGCCGGGCAGCCGGTGCGGGCCTGGCTGCGGGTGCCGCGCGGCGCGGCCGGGCCGCTGCCGACCGTCGTGCAGTACGTCGGCTACGGCGGCGGGCGGGGCCATCCGCTGGAGAACCTGCTCTGGTCCGCCGCCGGCCTCGCCCACCTCCAGATGGACACCCGCGGGCAGGGCTCCGGGTGGAGCCGCGGCGACACGCCGGACGTGGCGGCCGCCGGGCCGCAGGCGCCCGGAATGGCGACCCGGGGCGTGGAGGAGCCGCGCCGCTACTACTACCGGCGTTTCCTCACCGACGCGGTCCGCGCCGTCGACGCGCTCGGCGACCTGCCGGCCGTCGACCCGGACCGGGTCGCCGTGCTCGGCCACAGCCAGGGCGGGGCCGCGGCGCTGGCCGCCGGCGCGCTGACGCCCCGGGTCCGGGCCGTGGTGGCGCACGTGCCGTTCCTCTGCGACGTCGCGCGCGCCGTCACGCTCACCGACTCGGCGCCGTACCGGGAGATCCGGGACTACCTGGCCGTGCACCGGGACGCGGAGGAGCGGGTGCTGCGCACGCTCTCCTACGTCGACGGCGTGGCGTTCGCCCGGCGCGCCACCGTGCCCGCCCGCTTCTCCGTCGCGTTGATGGACGAGATCGTCCCGCCGTCGACCGTGTACGCCGCCTACCACGACTACCGGGGCGACAAGGAGCTGACGGTGTGGCGCTACAACGGCCACGAGGCGGGCGCCATCGACGACGACGCCGCCGCGCTCGACTTCCTCCACACCGCCCTGCGGTAA
- a CDS encoding DUF2975 domain-containing protein translates to MTALRAFLVLLFGILVLFQTMSLPGQFAHMARENPDDAYLRWPATAVTVFWVLCVQVVIVCTWQLLTLVKHDRIFTEASLAWVDGIVWAIAAGWASLVGVFLWVGFHADDPGLPLLLFLLSTGVSVLGLLMVVMRALLRQATTLRTDMEAVI, encoded by the coding sequence GTGACGGCACTCCGCGCCTTCCTCGTCCTGCTGTTCGGGATCCTGGTGCTGTTCCAGACGATGTCGCTGCCCGGGCAGTTCGCGCACATGGCCCGGGAGAACCCGGACGACGCGTACCTGCGGTGGCCGGCCACCGCGGTCACAGTGTTCTGGGTGCTCTGCGTACAGGTGGTGATCGTGTGCACCTGGCAACTCCTCACTCTGGTCAAACATGATCGGATCTTCACCGAGGCGTCCCTGGCCTGGGTCGACGGCATCGTCTGGGCGATCGCCGCCGGCTGGGCGAGCCTGGTGGGCGTCTTCCTCTGGGTCGGGTTCCACGCCGACGACCCCGGCCTGCCGCTGCTGCTCTTCCTGCTCAGCACCGGGGTCAGCGTGCTGGGGCTGCTGATGGTCGTGATGCGCGCCCTGCTGCGGCAGGCCACCACGCTGCGCACCGACATGGAAGCGGTGATCTGA
- a CDS encoding RtcB family protein, with amino-acid sequence MGFTPLAGTRAPVRVWTDPYAIEAQAARQLRNIGALPWVQGVAVMPDVHFGKGATVGSVIAMRQAVSPAAVGVDIGCGMSAVRTSLTAADLPDDLALLRSAIEAAIPVGFAMRDDAVDPRRVRGLEQAGWDDFWRRFGTLDRRVAQLETRARRQLGTLGGGNHFIEVCLEQGGPDDGRVWLMLHSGSRNIGKELAERHMAVARGLPHNTDLPDRDLAVFLAGTPEMDAYRRDLWWAQEYARRNRAVMLALLGQVVRDAFPQVRYDEAISCHHNYVAEETYDGVEVLVTRKGAIRAGAGDLGVIPGSMGTGSYVVRGRGNPDAYCSASHGAGRRMSRGQAKRTFSTADLAAQTAGVECRKDAGVVDEIPGAYKDITEVMAQQDDLVEVVAHLKQVVCVKG; translated from the coding sequence ATGGGTTTCACCCCGCTGGCCGGTACCCGGGCGCCGGTCCGGGTCTGGACCGACCCGTACGCGATCGAGGCGCAGGCGGCCCGGCAGCTGCGCAACATCGGCGCGCTGCCCTGGGTGCAGGGTGTCGCGGTGATGCCGGACGTGCACTTCGGCAAGGGCGCGACCGTCGGTTCGGTGATCGCCATGCGGCAGGCGGTGTCGCCGGCCGCGGTCGGCGTGGACATCGGCTGCGGCATGTCGGCGGTGCGTACCTCGCTCACCGCCGCCGACCTGCCCGACGACCTCGCCCTGCTGCGCTCGGCGATCGAGGCGGCCATCCCGGTCGGCTTCGCGATGCGCGACGACGCGGTCGACCCGCGTCGGGTACGCGGGCTGGAGCAGGCCGGCTGGGACGACTTCTGGCGGCGGTTCGGCACGCTCGACCGGAGGGTGGCGCAGCTCGAGACGCGGGCCCGGCGCCAGCTCGGCACGCTCGGCGGCGGTAACCACTTCATCGAGGTCTGCCTGGAGCAGGGCGGCCCGGACGACGGGCGGGTGTGGCTGATGCTGCACTCCGGTTCCCGCAACATCGGCAAGGAGTTGGCCGAGCGGCACATGGCGGTGGCGCGCGGGCTGCCGCACAACACCGACCTGCCGGACCGGGATCTCGCGGTGTTCCTCGCCGGCACGCCGGAGATGGACGCCTACCGGCGGGACCTGTGGTGGGCGCAGGAGTACGCGCGACGCAACCGGGCGGTCATGCTGGCCCTGCTCGGCCAGGTGGTCCGGGACGCGTTCCCGCAGGTGCGCTACGACGAGGCGATCTCGTGTCACCACAACTACGTGGCCGAGGAGACCTACGACGGGGTGGAGGTGCTGGTGACCCGCAAGGGTGCGATCCGGGCCGGCGCGGGCGACCTGGGCGTGATCCCCGGCTCGATGGGGACCGGCTCGTACGTCGTGCGCGGCAGGGGCAACCCGGATGCGTACTGCTCCGCGTCGCACGGGGCGGGGCGGCGGATGTCGCGGGGGCAGGCGAAGCGGACGTTCAGCACGGCCGACCTGGCCGCGCAGACGGCCGGGGTGGAGTGCCGCAAGGACGCCGGGGTGGTCGACGAGATCCCCGGCGCCTACAAGGACATCACCGAGGTGATGGCCCAGCAGGACGACCTGGTCGAGGTGGTCGCGCACCTCAAGCAGGTCGTCTGCGTGAAGGGCTGA
- a CDS encoding M15 family metallopeptidase produces MRRRTAVVLVVVVVATACQRPPPHPAPSPTPTGPRAPADVVDLAAVDGSVRTDIRYASAHNFVGRPIDGYPEPLCLLTRRAADALHRVQTAALARGRSLKVYDCYRPQRAVNEFVAWAKLPREQEMKAEFYPDLPKDRLFADGYIGAPTAHSRASTLDLTLVPVPTPAQPGYTPGEPLRPCTAPAGRRFADDSVDMGTGFDCFDPRAHTADARVTDQARANRELLKRLMTAQGFENYPREWWHYRYVDEPYPDTWFDFPVARSSLR; encoded by the coding sequence GTGCGCAGACGTACCGCGGTGGTTCTGGTCGTGGTGGTGGTCGCGACCGCCTGCCAGCGGCCACCGCCGCACCCGGCGCCGTCGCCCACCCCCACCGGGCCGCGCGCCCCGGCCGACGTCGTCGACCTGGCCGCCGTCGACGGAAGCGTCCGCACCGACATCCGGTACGCCTCGGCGCACAACTTCGTCGGCCGCCCGATCGACGGCTACCCCGAGCCGCTCTGCCTGCTCACCCGGCGGGCGGCCGACGCGTTGCACCGGGTGCAGACCGCCGCGCTGGCCCGGGGCCGCAGCCTGAAGGTGTACGACTGCTACCGCCCGCAGCGGGCGGTGAACGAGTTCGTCGCCTGGGCGAAGCTCCCGCGGGAGCAGGAGATGAAGGCGGAGTTCTACCCGGACCTGCCGAAGGACCGGCTCTTCGCCGACGGCTACATCGGCGCGCCCACCGCCCACAGCCGGGCCAGCACGCTCGACCTGACGCTGGTCCCGGTGCCCACCCCGGCGCAGCCCGGCTACACGCCCGGCGAGCCGCTGCGGCCCTGCACCGCCCCGGCCGGCCGCCGATTCGCCGACGACTCCGTCGACATGGGCACCGGCTTCGACTGCTTCGACCCGCGCGCCCACACCGCCGACGCGCGGGTCACCGACCAGGCCCGGGCGAACCGTGAGCTGTTGAAGCGGCTGATGACCGCGCAGGGGTTCGAGAACTACCCGCGCGAGTGGTGGCACTACCGGTACGTGGACGAGCCGTACCCGGACACCTGGTTCGACTTCCCGGTGGCCCGCTCGTCGCTGCGGTAA
- a CDS encoding DinB family protein, with protein METERIGPPLLAGERETLRAFLDFHRATLALKCEGLTDEQLRRRSSPPSTLSLLGLVRHMAEVERTWFRRVIAAEDVPLVWSDSGDFQVAYDAAGADVAEAFEAWRREVEHARRIEREAESLDVTGHQARWGEDVSLRLVMVHMLHEYARHNGHADLLREAIDGTVGV; from the coding sequence GTGGAGACCGAACGGATCGGCCCGCCGCTGCTGGCCGGCGAGCGGGAGACGCTGCGCGCGTTCCTCGACTTCCACCGGGCCACCCTGGCCCTCAAGTGCGAAGGGCTGACCGACGAGCAACTGCGCCGGCGGTCGTCCCCGCCGTCGACGCTGTCCCTGCTCGGCCTGGTCCGGCACATGGCCGAGGTGGAACGCACCTGGTTCCGCCGGGTCATCGCCGCCGAGGACGTGCCGCTGGTCTGGTCGGACAGCGGCGACTTCCAGGTCGCGTACGACGCGGCCGGGGCCGACGTCGCCGAGGCGTTCGAGGCGTGGCGGCGCGAGGTCGAGCACGCCCGCCGGATCGAGCGGGAGGCCGAGTCGCTCGACGTGACCGGCCACCAGGCCCGCTGGGGTGAGGACGTCTCGCTGCGCCTGGTGATGGTGCACATGCTGCACGAGTACGCCCGGCACAACGGCCACGCCGACCTCCTCCGCGAGGCGATCGACGGCACCGTCGGCGTGTAA
- a CDS encoding helix-turn-helix domain-containing protein, producing the protein MPIVVRIDVELAKRKMSVGEFAERVGLTPANVAVLKNGRAKAVRFSTLEAMCRVLDCQPGDLLEWVADENEENR; encoded by the coding sequence ATGCCCATCGTCGTGCGCATCGACGTCGAACTGGCCAAGCGCAAGATGAGCGTCGGCGAGTTCGCCGAACGCGTCGGGCTCACCCCGGCCAACGTCGCCGTGCTGAAGAACGGCCGCGCCAAGGCCGTCCGGTTCAGCACCCTGGAGGCGATGTGCCGGGTCCTCGACTGCCAACCCGGCGACCTGCTCGAGTGGGTCGCCGACGAGAACGAGGAGAACCGATGA
- a CDS encoding sensor histidine kinase, translating to MAAGGVAPGRLRRRLVVAFVLVAGLSAGALAGGSYLMLRQARFDGSLQRAAADARYQLLVAAQFLPLTETRRTDLLAGFEESGRHVLLVAGGSWASDPRYAPVPGRDLRAAVAAGQLGFQRTSGRPRLLVVGGRIPGSTAELYVVTVEDDVVDALAPLRTASVVGWVVVVLVAAAVGNALARRTLEPVGRASRAARAVAEGLLGTRLPVRGRDEFSAWAVSFNEMAEALEAKIEALSRAQARERRFTADVAHELRTPVTALVAAASLLADGIDALPADARRAAELLVADVVRLRRLVEDLMEISRLDAGREALATRPVDVAALVRRITADAPGARVTVADDVSPVVTDPRRLERILTNLVTNGVEHGGGRLVVAVRRTDTALVVDVADRGPGIPAAHLAHVFDRFHKVDPARTGPGSGLGLAIARENAGLLGGHLDVTSEVGRGTRFRLTLPLDAGGDRCDA from the coding sequence GTGGCGGCCGGCGGCGTCGCACCCGGACGGCTCCGGCGCCGGCTGGTCGTCGCGTTCGTGCTGGTCGCCGGCCTGTCCGCGGGGGCGCTGGCCGGTGGCTCCTACCTCATGCTGCGGCAGGCCCGGTTCGACGGTTCACTGCAACGCGCCGCCGCCGACGCCCGCTACCAACTCCTGGTCGCCGCGCAGTTCCTGCCGCTGACCGAGACCCGCCGCACCGACCTGCTGGCCGGCTTCGAGGAGTCGGGCCGGCACGTGCTGCTGGTCGCCGGCGGCTCCTGGGCGTCCGACCCCCGGTACGCGCCCGTGCCCGGCCGGGACCTGCGCGCCGCCGTCGCCGCCGGGCAGCTCGGCTTCCAGCGCACCTCCGGCCGGCCGCGGCTGCTGGTCGTCGGGGGCCGGATCCCCGGCTCCACCGCCGAGCTGTACGTGGTGACCGTCGAGGACGACGTGGTCGACGCCCTGGCCCCGCTGCGTACCGCCTCGGTGGTGGGGTGGGTGGTGGTGGTGCTGGTCGCCGCCGCGGTGGGCAACGCGCTGGCGCGCCGCACCCTGGAACCCGTCGGCCGGGCCAGCCGGGCCGCCCGGGCGGTGGCCGAGGGGCTGCTGGGCACCCGGCTGCCGGTGCGTGGCCGCGACGAGTTCAGCGCCTGGGCGGTGTCCTTCAACGAGATGGCCGAGGCGCTGGAGGCCAAGATCGAGGCGCTGTCGCGGGCGCAGGCCCGGGAGCGGCGGTTCACCGCCGACGTGGCGCACGAGCTGCGTACCCCGGTCACCGCCCTGGTGGCGGCGGCCTCGCTGCTCGCCGACGGGATCGACGCCCTCCCCGCCGACGCGCGGCGGGCGGCCGAGCTGCTCGTGGCCGACGTGGTCCGGCTGCGCCGGCTGGTCGAGGATCTGATGGAGATCTCCCGCCTAGACGCCGGGCGCGAGGCGCTCGCCACCCGGCCGGTGGACGTCGCGGCGCTGGTGCGGCGGATCACCGCCGACGCGCCGGGCGCCCGCGTCACGGTGGCCGACGACGTGTCGCCGGTGGTGACGGATCCGCGCCGGCTGGAGCGGATCCTGACGAACCTGGTGACCAACGGGGTCGAGCACGGTGGCGGCCGGCTCGTCGTCGCGGTCCGGCGCACCGACACCGCGCTGGTGGTCGACGTCGCCGACCGCGGTCCGGGCATCCCCGCCGCGCACCTGGCCCACGTCTTCGACCGGTTCCACAAGGTCGACCCGGCGCGCACCGGGCCGGGCAGCGGGCTCGGGCTGGCCATCGCCCGGGAGAACGCCGGACTGCTCGGCGGTCACCTCGACGTGACCAGCGAGGTGGGGCGGGGCACCCGCTTCCGGTTGACTCTGCCGCTCGACGCCGGGGGCGACCGATGCGACGCCTGA